The following coding sequences are from one Streptomyces dengpaensis window:
- a CDS encoding MOSC domain-containing protein, giving the protein MGGKVTAVSSNGTYSFTKPNRESIRLLAGLGVEGDVHAGTTVKHRFRMEKDPSQVNPRQVHLMHEELFDELREAGFAVAPGELGENVTTRGIDLLGLPVGALLRLGDEAVVEITGLRNPCAQIDNFQEGLLKQVVGRDDSGIVYKSGVMSVVREGGVVRPGDSVDVELPDGPHRPLDIV; this is encoded by the coding sequence ATGGGTGGGAAGGTCACGGCGGTCAGCAGCAACGGGACGTATTCGTTCACCAAGCCGAACCGCGAGAGCATCCGGCTGCTCGCCGGGCTCGGGGTGGAGGGGGATGTGCATGCCGGGACGACGGTGAAGCACCGGTTCCGGATGGAGAAGGATCCCTCGCAGGTGAATCCGCGTCAGGTGCACCTCATGCACGAGGAGTTGTTCGACGAGCTTCGGGAGGCTGGGTTCGCCGTCGCTCCCGGGGAGCTCGGGGAGAACGTCACCACCCGGGGGATCGACCTGCTGGGGCTGCCGGTCGGGGCGCTCTTGCGCCTCGGCGACGAGGCCGTGGTCGAGATCACCGGATTGCGCAATCCCTGCGCGCAGATCGACAACTTCCAGGAGGGGCTGCTCAAGCAGGTGGTGGGGAGGGACGACAGCGGCATCGTCTACAAGTCCGGTGTCATGAGTGTCGTACGGGAAGGCGGTGTGGTGCGGCCCGGGGACTCGGTCGACGTCGAGTTGCCGGACGGGCCGCACCGGCCGCTGGACATCGTCTGA
- a CDS encoding NADPH-dependent F420 reductase, protein MPGVGKPHQEHQSRKGLELMKIGIIGAGNIGGNLTRRLTALGHDVSVANSRGPHTLTTLAEETGATPVRAEEAARGAELVIVTIPVKAVPNLPSGLFDEAADGVAVIDTGNYYPRERDGRIAAIEDEGLTESRWTAQQIGHTVIKAFNGTYAQDILDRPRPAGAPDRMALPVAGDDEAAKRVVRALIDDLGFDTVDAGSLDDSWRQQPGTPVYGLQEGLDAVTKALAEASPERPADFRA, encoded by the coding sequence GTGCCCGGGGTTGGTAAACCGCATCAGGAGCATCAATCCCGGAAGGGCCTGGAACTCATGAAGATCGGCATCATCGGCGCGGGCAACATCGGCGGCAACCTCACGCGGCGGCTCACCGCCCTCGGACACGACGTCTCCGTCGCCAACTCCCGCGGGCCCCACACGCTCACCACGCTCGCCGAGGAGACCGGCGCGACGCCCGTCAGGGCCGAGGAGGCGGCGCGCGGCGCCGAGCTAGTGATCGTCACGATCCCTGTGAAGGCGGTACCGAACCTGCCGTCCGGGCTGTTCGACGAGGCGGCGGACGGCGTCGCCGTCATCGACACCGGCAACTACTACCCCCGGGAGCGCGACGGCAGGATCGCCGCGATCGAGGACGAGGGCCTCACCGAGAGCCGCTGGACGGCCCAGCAGATCGGCCACACCGTCATCAAGGCCTTCAACGGCACCTACGCCCAGGACATCCTGGACCGCCCCCGCCCGGCCGGCGCCCCGGACCGTATGGCCCTCCCGGTCGCCGGCGACGACGAGGCCGCCAAGCGTGTCGTCCGCGCCCTGATCGACGACCTCGGCTTCGACACCGTGGACGCGGGCAGCCTGGACGACTCCTGGCGCCAGCAGCCCGGCACCCCGGTCTACGGCCTCCAGGAGGGCCTCGACGCCGTGACGAAGGCCCTGGCGGAGGCGTCCCCGGAGCGCCCGGCGGACTTCCGGGCGTAG
- a CDS encoding EF-hand domain-containing protein, giving the protein MADIDEARKQFERIDTDGDGFVTAAEFKTALAQEGDWNVTETVAQAIIDSRDVNGDKLLSFDEFWSHLNK; this is encoded by the coding sequence GTGGCGGACATCGACGAGGCACGCAAGCAGTTCGAGCGGATCGACACGGACGGTGACGGATTCGTCACCGCTGCCGAGTTCAAGACCGCCCTCGCCCAGGAGGGCGACTGGAACGTCACCGAGACGGTGGCGCAGGCCATCATCGACAGCCGTGACGTCAACGGCGACAAGCTCCTCTCGTTCGACGAGTTCTGGTCCCACCTGAACAAGTAG
- a CDS encoding MerR family transcriptional regulator, with amino-acid sequence MIEDSTGLFTIGELSRSTGLSVRTIRYWSDEGALPPVTRSPGGYRLYDAASVARLELIRTLRELGLGLDDVRKVLAGETTVAEVAAAHVTALDAHIASLKVTRAVLSTVARRGSTAEEMTLMNKLARLSAAERKRIIDDFMEETFGGLDTADPDIRTRMRFGLAELPDDPTPEQVDAWVEMAELIQDRGFRARMRKMVEFNAADRGPDVPAGTSLWFMSRLVQLAGEALERGIAPESPEADEVLGQLLGNADRAAVLERMESAAHVEVARFRELNTLMRGTEPLPAHREEFTWVVAALRAQLAR; translated from the coding sequence ATGATCGAAGACAGCACCGGACTTTTCACCATTGGCGAGCTGTCCCGGAGCACCGGCCTGTCCGTCCGCACCATCCGCTACTGGTCGGACGAGGGCGCCCTGCCCCCGGTGACCCGCTCCCCGGGCGGCTACCGCCTGTACGACGCCGCGTCCGTCGCCCGCCTTGAACTGATCCGTACCCTGCGCGAGTTGGGCCTGGGCCTGGACGACGTACGCAAGGTGCTGGCCGGCGAGACGACGGTCGCGGAGGTGGCCGCGGCCCATGTCACGGCCCTGGACGCGCACATCGCCTCGCTGAAGGTGACCCGGGCGGTGCTGTCGACCGTGGCGCGACGCGGCTCGACCGCAGAGGAGATGACACTCATGAACAAACTGGCGCGGCTGTCGGCCGCCGAGCGGAAGCGGATCATCGACGACTTCATGGAGGAGACCTTCGGAGGCCTCGACACCGCGGACCCCGACATCCGCACCCGGATGCGGTTCGGTCTCGCCGAGCTGCCCGACGATCCCACGCCCGAGCAGGTGGACGCCTGGGTGGAGATGGCCGAGTTGATACAGGACCGGGGCTTCCGCGCGCGGATGCGGAAGATGGTCGAGTTCAACGCGGCGGACCGGGGGCCGGACGTGCCGGCAGGTACGTCCCTCTGGTTCATGAGCCGCCTGGTGCAGCTCGCGGGCGAGGCGCTGGAACGGGGCATCGCCCCCGAGTCGCCCGAGGCGGACGAAGTGCTGGGCCAGTTGCTCGGCAACGCCGACAGGGCCGCCGTACTGGAACGCATGGAGTCCGCGGCGCACGTCGAGGTGGCCCGCTTCCGGGAGCTGAACACGCTGATGCGCGGCACGGAGCCGCTGCCGGCGCACCGTGAGGAGTTCACCTGGGTGGTCGCCGCACTGCGCGCTCAGCTCGCCAGATAA
- a CDS encoding GNAT family N-acetyltransferase, whose amino-acid sequence MESLRDILDAAAQGVFPPADGGTTIVPQASPRDAGVLAFTAHSVVFTDEDPRWVRTTLSAVGCDALAATMNARFLAAFMERTGRTTDTIDVMTVGSPLPGEPPLALTEIDDPGHPRVVSSRRRRDDVRVWTADGGVLVLGRGIAGRLEVAVEVDDGVRQRGLGRALASAARQLSAGEPVWAQVSPGNARSLRAFQAAGYVPVGAEALLIAP is encoded by the coding sequence ATGGAGAGCTTGCGGGACATTCTCGACGCGGCGGCACAAGGCGTCTTCCCGCCGGCGGACGGCGGCACGACGATCGTGCCCCAGGCCTCCCCCCGGGACGCCGGCGTCCTGGCCTTCACCGCGCACTCCGTGGTCTTCACGGACGAGGATCCCCGCTGGGTACGCACGACGCTGAGCGCCGTCGGCTGCGACGCGCTCGCCGCCACCATGAACGCGCGGTTCCTCGCGGCCTTCATGGAGCGCACGGGACGCACGACGGACACCATCGACGTGATGACGGTGGGTTCCCCGCTTCCGGGCGAGCCGCCGCTCGCGCTCACGGAGATCGACGACCCCGGCCATCCCCGGGTCGTCAGTTCCCGCAGGCGGCGGGACGACGTGCGGGTGTGGACCGCGGACGGCGGCGTACTCGTCCTCGGGCGCGGGATCGCCGGGCGGCTGGAGGTCGCGGTCGAAGTCGACGACGGCGTACGGCAGCGGGGGCTGGGGCGGGCGCTCGCCTCGGCGGCGCGGCAGCTGAGCGCGGGCGAGCCGGTGTGGGCGCAGGTCTCGCCGGGGAACGCCCGCAGTCTGCGGGCGTTCCAGGCGGCCGGTTACGTTCCCGTGGGGGCGGAGGCGCTGCTCATCGCCCCGTGA
- a CDS encoding YncE family protein produces MPPTPPAPPTTKRVLIALAALAALAACGTEPASDPQHKPKDHANEAHGSKVAPPATPAPPRKHPPKKQTIRGLPGMPPVLDPKDVYAADRPNRLSPVVKDFPSRVYVPNTESNTITVIDSKTYKVIETIPVGAQPQHVVPSWDMKTLWVNNNKGNTLTPIDPKTGKPGKSVDVHDPYNLYFTPNGKHAVVMASLDRELVFRDARTMKHVKTEPVSCYGVNHADFSLDGRYFVVSCEFSGDILKVDTENMKVVGQMRLPFGESMPQDVKISPDGKRFYIADMMAGGMWVLDGDKFTKPTLLPTGAGCHGLYVSRDSREMYISNRGEGSISIFDFTRNRLTKKWHLPGGGSPDMGGVSADGKVLWLSGRYGNEVYAIDTRTGAQLARIPVGGGPHGLAVYPQPGRYSLGHTGIFR; encoded by the coding sequence ATGCCCCCGACGCCCCCTGCGCCCCCCACCACCAAGCGCGTACTGATCGCCCTCGCTGCCCTCGCCGCTCTCGCGGCCTGCGGCACCGAACCCGCCTCCGACCCCCAGCACAAGCCCAAGGACCACGCGAACGAAGCCCACGGCAGCAAGGTAGCCCCACCCGCTACACCCGCCCCGCCGAGGAAGCACCCGCCGAAGAAGCAGACGATCCGGGGCCTGCCCGGCATGCCCCCCGTGCTGGACCCGAAGGACGTCTACGCCGCCGACCGCCCGAACCGGCTCTCCCCCGTGGTCAAAGACTTCCCGTCCCGGGTCTACGTCCCCAACACCGAGTCGAACACCATCACGGTCATCGACTCGAAGACGTACAAGGTCATCGAGACGATCCCGGTCGGCGCCCAGCCCCAACACGTCGTCCCCTCCTGGGACATGAAGACGCTGTGGGTCAACAACAACAAGGGCAACACCCTCACCCCCATCGACCCGAAGACCGGCAAGCCGGGCAAGAGCGTCGACGTGCACGACCCGTACAACCTCTACTTCACGCCCAACGGCAAGCACGCCGTCGTCATGGCCTCCCTCGACCGCGAACTGGTCTTCCGCGACGCGCGCACCATGAAGCACGTCAAGACCGAACCGGTCAGCTGCTACGGCGTCAACCACGCCGACTTCTCCCTCGACGGCCGCTACTTCGTCGTCTCCTGCGAGTTCAGCGGCGACATCCTCAAGGTCGACACGGAGAACATGAAGGTCGTCGGCCAAATGAGGCTGCCCTTCGGCGAATCCATGCCGCAGGACGTCAAGATCTCCCCCGACGGCAAGAGGTTCTACATCGCCGACATGATGGCGGGCGGCATGTGGGTCCTGGACGGCGACAAGTTCACCAAGCCGACGCTGCTCCCCACCGGCGCGGGCTGCCACGGCCTGTACGTCAGCCGCGACTCGCGCGAGATGTACATCTCCAACCGCGGCGAAGGCAGCATCTCCATCTTCGACTTCACCCGGAACAGGCTCACCAAGAAGTGGCACCTGCCCGGCGGCGGCAGCCCCGACATGGGCGGCGTCTCCGCCGACGGCAAGGTTCTGTGGCTCTCCGGCCGTTACGGCAACGAGGTGTACGCCATCGACACCCGCACCGGCGCCCAGCTCGCCCGCATCCCGGTCGGCGGCGGCCCGCACGGCCTCGCGGTCTATCCACAGCCGGGCCGCTACTCGCTCGGCCACACGGGCATCTTCCGCTAG
- a CDS encoding ATP-binding protein, with amino-acid sequence MPAAYAYRMVRNGAFRGAYSCGTAPKGALGGHDGGMAGLEGIEQPRRHGSATAARWTPAVEDERALKALELFGNPTEAEVPLPSRPESAATARRLTQVVVLRHWGLSPKLTEDAVLLVSELVGNAVRHTGARVFGLRMLHRRGWIRIEVRDPSRGLPCLMPVQELDLSGRGLFLVDKLSDRWGVDLLPRGKTTWFEMRVADR; translated from the coding sequence CTGCCTGCGGCATATGCCTACCGAATGGTGCGGAATGGCGCGTTCCGGGGGGCTTATTCCTGCGGAACGGCCCCGAAGGGGGCTCTGGGCGGCCATGATGGGGGCATGGCGGGGCTGGAGGGTATCGAACAGCCGCGGCGGCACGGGAGTGCGACCGCGGCGCGCTGGACGCCTGCGGTCGAGGACGAACGGGCTCTGAAGGCCTTGGAGTTGTTCGGCAATCCGACAGAGGCGGAGGTGCCGTTGCCGTCCCGCCCGGAGTCCGCGGCCACTGCGCGGCGGCTCACGCAGGTCGTGGTCCTGCGGCACTGGGGGCTGTCGCCGAAGCTGACGGAGGACGCCGTCTTACTCGTCTCGGAGCTCGTCGGCAACGCCGTGCGGCACACCGGCGCCCGCGTCTTCGGGCTCCGTATGCTGCACCGCCGGGGCTGGATCCGCATCGAGGTCCGTGACCCCTCGCGGGGTCTTCCCTGTCTGATGCCGGTCCAGGAGCTGGACCTGAGCGGGCGCGGCCTCTTCCTCGTCGACAAGCTCTCCGACCGCTGGGGCGTCGACCTGCTGCCGCGCGGCAAGACGACGTGGTTCGAGATGCGGGTCGCCGACCGCTGA
- a CDS encoding enoyl-CoA hydratase/isomerase family protein encodes MTVHLEVAEGVGTIRLDRPPMNALDVATQDRLKELAEEASGRADVRAVVLYGGEKVFAAGADIKEMQAMDHAAMVVRSRALQDSFTAVARIPKPVVAAVTGYALGGGCELALCADYRIAADNAKLGQPEILLGLIPGAGGTQRLSRLIGPSKAKDLIFTGRMVKADEALSLGLVDQIVPADEVYTAAHAWAAKLAQGPAIALRAAKESIDAGLETDIETGLAIERNWFAGLFATEDRERGMRSFVEEGPGKAKFV; translated from the coding sequence ATGACTGTGCATCTCGAAGTGGCCGAAGGTGTGGGCACCATCCGTCTGGACCGCCCGCCCATGAACGCGCTGGACGTCGCTACCCAGGACCGCCTCAAGGAACTCGCCGAGGAGGCCTCGGGCCGGGCGGACGTGCGGGCGGTGGTGCTGTACGGCGGGGAGAAGGTGTTCGCGGCGGGCGCGGACATCAAGGAGATGCAGGCCATGGACCACGCCGCGATGGTCGTACGGTCCCGGGCCCTGCAGGACTCCTTCACCGCCGTCGCCCGCATCCCCAAGCCGGTCGTCGCCGCCGTCACCGGCTACGCGCTCGGCGGCGGCTGCGAACTGGCCCTCTGTGCCGACTACCGCATCGCCGCGGACAACGCCAAGCTGGGCCAGCCGGAGATCCTCCTCGGTCTGATCCCCGGCGCGGGCGGCACCCAGCGGCTGTCCCGCCTGATCGGCCCCTCCAAGGCCAAGGACCTCATCTTCACCGGCCGCATGGTCAAGGCCGACGAGGCGCTGTCGCTCGGCCTGGTGGACCAGATCGTCCCGGCCGACGAGGTGTACACCGCCGCGCACGCCTGGGCCGCGAAGCTCGCACAGGGCCCGGCGATCGCGCTGCGCGCCGCCAAGGAGTCCATCGACGCGGGCCTGGAAACGGACATCGAGACCGGGCTGGCCATTGAACGGAACTGGTTCGCGGGCCTGTTCGCGACGGAGGACCGTGAGCGGGGGATGCGGAGCTTCGTGGAGGAGGGGCCGGGGAAGGCGAAGTTCGTCTGA
- a CDS encoding L,D-transpeptidase: MNGRPISGASVGARTRGKRGALALLLAALLLAVTACGGGGDSDSGSGSGDGKGKGSATADTKASQAVVTIAPKDGTGDVKTSGALKVTAAKGKLTEVTVEDTKGNPVDGEITDGGATWTPSTHLSSATKYKVHAVAKDSAGREAAEESAFTTLTPKNTFVGIYTPEDGSKVGVGMPFSINFTRGITKPDDVEKAIKIKTEPAVDVEGHWFGNDRLDFRPEQYWKAGTKVTVTLNLDGVEGRPGVYGKQSKTVKFTIGRSQVTTVDAKTHKMVVKRDGKVLKTIPITTGKPGYDTWNGQMVITERLPVTRMNGETVGYGGEYDIKDVPHAQRLTQSGTFIHGNYWGGGAFGNYNASHGCIGVRDVRGGYDRKVPAAWFYDNSIIGDVVIVKNSKDKTVAPDNGLNGWNMSWSEWTA; encoded by the coding sequence TTGAACGGGCGACCGATATCGGGGGCGTCGGTTGGCGCGCGGACACGCGGGAAGCGGGGAGCTCTGGCACTGCTCCTTGCCGCCCTGCTGCTCGCCGTGACCGCCTGCGGCGGGGGAGGGGACTCGGACTCCGGGTCCGGTTCGGGTGACGGCAAGGGCAAGGGCTCCGCCACGGCGGACACGAAGGCCTCGCAGGCCGTCGTGACCATCGCCCCCAAGGACGGCACCGGCGACGTGAAGACCAGCGGCGCCCTCAAGGTGACCGCCGCCAAGGGCAAGCTGACCGAGGTCACGGTCGAGGACACCAAGGGCAACCCGGTCGACGGCGAGATAACGGACGGGGGCGCCACCTGGACGCCCTCGACCCACCTCTCCTCGGCCACCAAGTACAAGGTCCACGCGGTGGCCAAGGACTCCGCCGGCCGCGAGGCCGCCGAGGAATCCGCGTTCACCACGCTCACCCCGAAGAACACCTTCGTCGGCATCTACACGCCGGAGGACGGTTCCAAGGTCGGCGTGGGGATGCCCTTCTCCATCAACTTCACGCGGGGCATCACGAAGCCCGACGACGTCGAGAAGGCCATCAAGATCAAGACCGAGCCGGCGGTCGACGTCGAGGGTCACTGGTTCGGCAACGACCGCCTCGACTTCCGTCCCGAGCAGTACTGGAAGGCCGGGACGAAGGTCACCGTCACCCTCAACCTCGACGGCGTCGAGGGCCGCCCCGGCGTCTACGGCAAGCAGTCCAAGACCGTGAAGTTCACGATCGGCCGCAGCCAGGTCACCACCGTCGACGCCAAGACCCACAAGATGGTCGTCAAGCGCGACGGCAAGGTCCTCAAGACCATCCCGATCACCACGGGCAAGCCGGGTTACGACACCTGGAACGGCCAGATGGTCATCACCGAGCGCCTCCCGGTGACCCGCATGAACGGTGAGACGGTCGGCTACGGCGGCGAGTACGACATCAAGGACGTTCCGCACGCCCAGCGCCTGACCCAGTCGGGCACCTTCATCCACGGCAACTACTGGGGCGGCGGTGCCTTCGGCAACTACAACGCCAGCCACGGCTGCATCGGCGTACGCGACGTCCGCGGCGGCTACGACCGCAAGGTGCCGGCGGCCTGGTTCTACGACAACTCGATCATCGGCGACGTGGTGATCGTGAAGAACTCCAAGGACAAGACGGTGGCTCCGGACAACGGCCTGAACGGCTGGAACATGTCCTGGTCGGAGTGGACCGCCTAA
- a CDS encoding L,D-transpeptidase produces MKHAQTRARRAGAALAAVLTWTGLLAGASGCTAGGFDDVFGKPPSAEDVIRVSPDDNSKDVSPQKRLEVRVPSGRLESVRVVRSQDAEEFDVPGRISADGLRWTPDAKRLAHAAKYTVDAVALDGRGRRSARHTTFTTSVPEERFIAYVAPENRSTVGTGMIVSLEFNREIENRAAVERAIQVTSQPPVEVRPHWFGNGRVDFRPRKYWKPGTKITVSLRLRDVEAAPDVYGLQHKTYSFTVGRSQVSTVDVAAHTMEVHRDGDLFASLPITAGAAKTPTYNGKMVVSEMLEMTRMNGATVGFKKSDGKSEYDVPDVPHAMRLTTSGTFLHGNYWISKAFGASNVTHGCIGLRDVKGGKEDTQAAWFFDRSLVGDVIEVVNSKDKTVAPDNGLGGWNMTWKEWKAGGAVY; encoded by the coding sequence GTGAAGCACGCACAGACGCGCGCGCGGCGCGCAGGGGCCGCGTTGGCCGCCGTACTGACCTGGACCGGCCTGCTGGCCGGAGCCTCCGGCTGCACCGCGGGCGGATTCGACGACGTATTCGGCAAACCACCGTCGGCCGAGGACGTCATCCGCGTCTCGCCGGACGACAACAGCAAGGACGTAAGCCCCCAGAAGAGACTCGAAGTACGGGTGCCCAGCGGGCGCCTGGAGTCCGTGAGGGTTGTCAGATCCCAGGACGCCGAGGAGTTCGACGTGCCCGGGCGCATCAGCGCCGACGGCCTGCGGTGGACGCCCGACGCCAAGCGGCTCGCCCATGCAGCCAAGTACACCGTCGACGCGGTGGCCCTCGACGGACGCGGGCGCCGCTCGGCGCGGCACACGACGTTCACGACGTCGGTCCCCGAGGAGCGGTTCATCGCCTACGTCGCCCCGGAGAACCGGTCCACCGTCGGCACCGGAATGATCGTTTCGCTCGAGTTCAACCGGGAGATCGAGAACCGGGCCGCCGTCGAGCGGGCCATCCAGGTGACGTCCCAGCCCCCCGTCGAGGTCCGCCCGCACTGGTTCGGCAACGGCCGTGTCGACTTCCGCCCCCGGAAGTACTGGAAGCCGGGCACGAAGATCACGGTCTCGCTGCGGCTGCGGGACGTCGAGGCGGCACCTGACGTGTACGGACTCCAGCACAAGACCTACTCGTTCACCGTCGGCCGCAGCCAGGTCTCCACCGTCGACGTCGCCGCGCACACCATGGAGGTACACCGCGACGGTGACCTCTTCGCCAGCCTTCCGATCACCGCGGGCGCCGCCAAGACCCCCACGTACAACGGGAAGATGGTGGTCAGCGAGATGCTTGAGATGACCCGGATGAACGGCGCCACGGTCGGCTTCAAGAAGTCCGACGGCAAGAGCGAGTACGACGTCCCGGACGTCCCGCACGCCATGCGGCTCACCACCTCCGGCACCTTCCTGCACGGCAACTACTGGATTTCCAAGGCCTTCGGCGCCTCGAACGTCACGCACGGGTGCATCGGGCTGCGCGATGTGAAGGGCGGCAAGGAGGACACCCAGGCCGCTTGGTTCTTCGACCGGAGCCTCGTCGGCGACGTCATCGAGGTCGTCAACAGCAAAGACAAAACGGTGGCTCCCGACAACGGGCTCGGAGGGTGGAATATGACCTGGAAGGAGTGGAAAGCGGGTGGGGCGGTGTACTAG
- the glgX gene encoding glycogen debranching protein GlgX encodes MPEQETIPAAGDALPAQPGSALNGAQRSAAPAVSVWPGAPTPLGARFRVGPDGAAGTNFALWAGGAEAVDLCLFDERGAETRVPLAELTHEIWHGFVPGVLPGRRYGYRVHGRWDPWTGARWNPAKLLLDPYARAVDGAIKIKHSSLPPEVYGHVRDWPQQQVADTVRDDRDSAPYVPKGVVVHDDDDWSDDHRPKTPWADSVIYELHVRGFTRLHPGIPEELRGTYAGLAHPAAIEHLVRLGVTAVELLPVHQFAHEDHLLSKGLRNYWGYNSIGYFAPHAGYAASGTTGQQVGEFKRMVRALHAAGIEVILDVVYNHTAEASELGPMLSLRGIDNRGYYRLQSDARRYADYTGCGNTLHVVQPHVLRLITDSLRYWVTEMGVDGFRFDLAAALARSMHDVDMLSPFLAVIAQDPVLRRVKLIAEPWDVGSGGYQVGSFPPLWTEWNDRYRNAVRDFWRGALPDVRDLGYRLSGSSDLYAWGGRRPYASVNFVTAHDGFTLRDLVSYERKHNEANGEGNRDGSDDNRAWNCGAEGETTDERVRALRRRQLRNLLTTLLLSTGVPMLVAGDEFGRTQRGNNNAYCQDNEISWVDWSYLDDPGCRALFELTSRLIALRHEHPVLRRRAFFSGRAHSADGLRDLAWFTARGTEMTERDWYAPAATLGMYLSGRDIPGRDARGVPVVDDSFLAVLHAGDRPVSFVLPGSPWAERYEVVVDTSREEQGEAPGVVHRAGVAVTVPGRAVLLLRVVG; translated from the coding sequence CTGCCCGAGCAGGAGACCATCCCCGCCGCGGGCGACGCGCTGCCCGCGCAGCCGGGCTCCGCGCTGAACGGCGCCCAGCGGAGCGCGGCGCCCGCCGTGTCCGTGTGGCCGGGCGCCCCCACCCCGCTCGGGGCGCGCTTCCGCGTCGGCCCCGACGGCGCCGCGGGTACCAACTTCGCCCTCTGGGCGGGCGGCGCGGAAGCCGTGGACCTGTGCCTCTTCGACGAGCGGGGCGCCGAGACCCGTGTCCCGCTCGCCGAACTCACCCATGAGATCTGGCACGGCTTCGTCCCCGGCGTGCTGCCGGGCCGCCGCTACGGCTACCGCGTGCACGGTCGCTGGGACCCGTGGACCGGCGCCCGCTGGAACCCGGCGAAGCTGCTCCTCGACCCGTACGCCCGTGCCGTCGACGGCGCCATAAAAATCAAACACAGCAGCCTGCCGCCCGAGGTGTACGGGCACGTCCGGGACTGGCCCCAGCAGCAGGTCGCCGACACCGTGCGCGACGACCGGGACTCGGCGCCGTACGTTCCGAAGGGTGTCGTCGTCCACGATGACGACGACTGGTCGGACGACCACCGCCCGAAGACCCCGTGGGCGGACTCGGTGATCTACGAGCTGCATGTACGGGGGTTCACGCGCCTGCACCCCGGGATTCCGGAGGAGCTGCGGGGCACGTACGCGGGGCTCGCCCACCCGGCCGCGATCGAGCACCTGGTCCGGCTCGGCGTGACGGCCGTGGAGCTGCTGCCGGTGCACCAGTTCGCGCACGAGGACCATCTGCTGAGCAAGGGCCTGCGGAACTACTGGGGCTACAACTCGATCGGCTATTTCGCGCCGCACGCCGGCTACGCCGCCTCCGGTACGACCGGGCAGCAGGTCGGCGAGTTCAAGCGGATGGTGCGCGCGCTGCACGCGGCCGGCATCGAGGTCATCCTCGACGTCGTCTACAACCACACGGCGGAGGCGAGCGAGCTGGGCCCGATGCTGTCGCTGCGCGGCATCGACAACCGTGGCTACTACCGGCTCCAGTCGGACGCCCGCCGGTACGCGGACTACACGGGGTGCGGGAACACGCTGCACGTGGTGCAGCCGCATGTGCTGCGGCTGATCACCGATTCGCTGCGGTACTGGGTGACGGAGATGGGGGTGGACGGCTTCCGTTTCGATCTGGCCGCCGCGCTGGCCCGCTCCATGCACGACGTCGACATGCTCTCGCCGTTCCTCGCGGTCATCGCCCAGGATCCGGTGCTGCGGCGGGTGAAGCTGATCGCGGAACCCTGGGACGTCGGGTCCGGCGGGTACCAGGTGGGGTCCTTCCCGCCCCTGTGGACGGAGTGGAACGACCGGTACCGCAACGCCGTACGGGACTTCTGGCGCGGGGCACTGCCCGACGTACGGGATCTGGGGTACCGGCTTTCGGGGTCGAGTGACCTGTACGCCTGGGGTGGGCGGCGGCCGTACGCCTCGGTGAATTTCGTGACCGCCCATGACGGGTTCACGCTGCGGGACCTCGTGTCGTACGAGCGCAAGCACAACGAGGCGAACGGGGAAGGGAACCGGGACGGTTCCGACGACAACCGGGCATGGAACTGCGGGGCGGAGGGAGAGACGACCGACGAGCGCGTACGGGCCCTGAGGCGGCGTCAGTTGAGGAATCTCCTGACCACGCTGCTGCTGTCCACCGGGGTGCCGATGCTGGTCGCCGGGGACGAGTTCGGGCGGACCCAGCGCGGGAACAACAACGCGTACTGCCAGGACAACGAGATCAGTTGGGTCGACTGGTCGTATCTCGACGACCCCGGGTGCCGGGCGCTGTTCGAGCTGACGTCCCGGCTGATCGCCCTGCGGCACGAGCATCCCGTCCTGCGGCGGCGGGCGTTCTTCTCCGGGCGGGCCCATTCGGCCGACGGACTGCGGGACCTGGCGTGGTTCACCGCGCGGGGCACCGAGATGACGGAGCGGGACTGGTACGCGCCCGCCGCGACGCTGGGGATGTATCTGTCCGGGCGGGACATTCCCGGGCGCGACGCGCGAGGGGTGCCCGTCGTGGACGACAGCTTCCTCGCCGTGCTGCACGCCGGGGACCGGCCGGTGAGTTTCGTACTGCCCGGGTCGCCGTGGGCCGAGCGGTACGAGGTGGTCGTCGACACCTCGCGGGAGGAGCAGGGGGAGGCGCCGGGCGTGGTGCACCGGGCGGGGGTGGCGGTCACGGTGCCGGGTCGGGCTGTTCTGCTGCTGCGGGTGGTGGGGTGA